From the genome of Solanum dulcamara chromosome 12, daSolDulc1.2, whole genome shotgun sequence:
AGGTAACCGCCTGGAGAGTCGTTTTTTCGTTTTTAAGTGGAATGTCacgagtcatttctgattggtactgggtgttgatttttagaaaattctgtgaaaagttaagtctttgaaaattttgagttttcataagctttaagtattaaaaagtggtatttgaggtcaatcggagctacagGTCTCGAAAAGGAATTCCTTTGATTCCAGtagctccgaaatgtcgaaattggcttaggagactttacggaatcagttttggagttgtaacgaagatttgaagccttaagttgagaatttgaggaattttaagccaagatttgactttggtcaacttttgaagtTTCAATGCTCGGAATGAAATTCcgacgactccgttggattcgggggatggtttttggtctagaagaagtgttggctgaatttttagaggtcccgagcccattttggtattttgaaggcctaagttggtttagttgcgacttttcgagttgggtcaaggagacctcgaattctgatggttccatcagctccagaatggccaaattaggctagtaacattgttggaatgactatcgaggcaatcgatacgagtttgggaccatttgacgcttttgactttgaaagttagcttatgattgactttggtcaatactCTTGGAATAcgcacttggatgaaaattttgacaaagCGGTTAGTTCCGAAATGTCTATTTTGGtgtagaacgacccttcgttcgctttccgaggcttccgatctaatctcgaggcccgttgtggaatgtggcttaaaatgacatTTAGGAGTGGAAcccattttttcttaaaatgatCTTGTATGAGAATCCTGAATGaaccattgagtccggaatatcaaatttagtggggtagcatatctgaaTTATTTTTATCGAATTCCGAACGAATCCTGAGCACCCTGTTGGAGATTTTGAACTTTTCCAAAATCGGTGTTACAGAAAATCTGGTGCAAGCCCGTTTTTAGGTTTGGcctcaactttaaaaccctacaacttgagttatatagctccaaattaggtgattcaaaagtcaaacttgtgagatttttcgtggagaacaCATTGGAGagcttgaaaactgatttggggcATTCGATTCAGataaaaatcttgattttatttgtagcagtgtccatttttggaatgattttttgaagaactttgagaagttatTATTTGGCCTATATAAACctaattttggtgattcaagggtttaaattcaagagaatttcgttAGTAATCTCTTGGTGAGCTCAGAAACGCAAGGGGaagctttgtttgaggtaaaaatgcatgtttagttactgatttagtctttttcagaatgaaattttgttgaattttggaagagtgtatcttggtcaatataactctattttgagtgattcttgaggctagattgtaggttttttttacaagaaacgtcatggtgtaatttgttttgattgagagattttcatttttgagaaatcgacgcgtaaagaggctgccttgtttgttttcttagtttgaaaatgtggaaattgattgtttgatcgtcttgcgttatttttccaccccaaattgtgttataaatatgaattgtgagcttggggtgatgtttgaaacctattttgggggtcaaatccagaattttgtatgcgggtcccacaattcccatgttagaccccaaaattggaccatctctaaaaattataaaattagtgtctaaacgaccgtatcgacgtcGTGGTACTGTTTTTGATATCGTGGCAGTATTCCGAGGCTGTTAGAAAGGGAAAAGCCCCAACACAGTAAtttgaagctcgcgtgtttagcctacaggtaggctacagttacctttctttagattgagatggaatgtgtgaaagtatgttgaaatagttgaaattttggttgggtagtttaattgtatatctcaggtgttagaaatcatgctttaggcttgttatcgggtttttcgggtatttagaagcatgtgtatcttatcgttatttgtaagtattataagaagagttgaatgagcatgttgttgatactgtagagtatgttggccttagtataggatgtaaacttgctttagatgccctgACGTcactccggtggacttagatccttgtagaatggtgtagcgggctaatgcctagtagttggccttagctaggagatacccttgctcttaataaaaccctcatccataactcggtataatcgtgactttcgtGATGTGTCGGCAATAATAGATTTCGTGATCATTGATTTTGGCTCCGGTTCAAGTTTTGATGGTATATCAGTTGACTCATTGGGGAAAAGATTTTCGGTACTGTTGTTatttagttggaaaggatatattcggaaccatgggataaattatctgtgagcatccgggtacccagttccggcctccgttctgaattatcggggaacattcgggtacccagctccggcctctaccggcttgctagtatgatgagcatccgggtacctagtccTGGCCTCAATCATatcgatgtattacggcgagtaTCCGGGTACCAGGCCTCAACCGCatcgatgtattacggcgagcatctgggtacctagTCCTGACCTCAACTGTACTGATGTATTATGataagcatccgggtactcagtctCGGCCTTGGCCACTATGaatattcgggcgagcatctgggtctcAGTCCCGATCTCGACTCCTAAGGCACCCCTAGTCcgttgactcttggagattctgggtttggaaatgatacagttctTCAGTTCCTGACCTCGCAGATTCTTGATTTccagccttggtagttgtagctattctgtgtactcggtgagcttatgggggttcattcggatttttatttaaattgcgcacgagtgtccctggtgagcttatgggggcccagttgggtatagtgaactgtagctctcgtagatagtatttttttcacttgtgatgcttatgttgactcttatttaggcttattcctctttttcatattgtttttaccttttctgctcagtcgacctatgatgcctactgggtacttgttgtcttggtactcatactacactctgcatctactttcgtgatgcaggatcgagcaccagctaccgtcacgaatagatcgagcttgttgcagtcagattcggagactagggtaaGCACTTGGCGTTTCTGGGtcacttctgtctccttcagtatggatgacccgtcttttgccttttgagactagccagttgttgtatatatatgtccggtccacttttgggacttgtactcatcttttattttatagcagttctgtacttgtgacttacgcttattctttctccttatttttataattcgtcactcttgtttagtttttgCTAATGAGTTAttgtaggtgccatcatgatctGAGGAATCGGATCGTGACACCTTTTCACCAAATCACTAAGATCAATCGGAAGAATTTAAGAATAACTTCGCTACAAGTGTATGTCTATACGCAAAGGAAAGCATTCACTAATTTATAGACATGCACACAACTAGAATATGATATACCTTGACCTGGCTGAACTCCATACATCACCTCTTCCAACCTCTTTTGCCTAATTCCGAGGTAATTAAAGAGTATTTCCTTATGACGATCCATGATCATTAGAGAGACAGGACAAGTAACTTTAGTACGTCGCACTTCAAGTTCCTCCATTTCCTTCTCAATGCATTCAGATACCTCAGACACCTCAGATTCAGATAATGACTGATTATCACCGGTCGTCTCATCATGACTGTTATCCTGATTGAAACTCTCTTCTCCGGCAATGATTTTGTCCTCAGCCATTGCTTCGATTCTGCAGATTACAAAAAACAAAATCGTGAAAAACAGATAATCTAAGCAATTGAAtctgaatttgaaatgaaaaccTTGATTTTTTCGAGTGATTATGCTTTCTCTGAAATTGATCGATTGAGAGAGAATAGTGCCTCCTTGAAGAAATGCTTGAGATTTTGCTGGAGCcctatatatagtgtaatttttcagttttgtttttttattttgtctttatttaattcattcATTTTCTCAAAACAAGAAGAAATTTCAGTTGTAATCGACTGACACGATTATCGAGAAAACTATTTGGATTCTGTTCACTATCTTTTGACTTATAATATTGGTTTAAATTTTGCTCTTAGTGAAAcctgataaataaaaaataagagaaaatagattaattgtgaaattatttatcaaaattggATTCAACTCAAATTATTTACTCTTAATAGATTTATGACCTAAATTATTTACCTTCTTACCCCATTTTCTCTCATTTAATTTCGTGCATGACGTCGTGCTGATGTGAGCATCACTGCtactctttgataccatcagtaTCAAACAGTTTCGCTGAAACACTTTCTCTTCCTTCTTAATATCaccagagtatatatatactctcatAGTATCAAACGTGTATTTACGCCAGTGCTCCTTCCCTAGTTcttctttgataccatcagagtatattatactgtGATGGTATCAAGCAATTTATCGAGcagtttcttcttgataccatcagagtatattatactctgaGGTATCAAGATGAAAGAAACAGTGCTTCAGCGAAACTGCTTGATACCATTAGATATATTATATACTGTCATGATATCAAATGCgcgaaataattaaaaataaagggtatgaaaataatggggTATTCAATGGTAAATAGTTTTTTTTCGGgagtataataataattatccctaaaaataaatggatcacatttcaattttaaaattcttttatttttgagaagtgTATGTTATACTTACATCATATAATTATTAAGTTGACGACATTACGTACGTCATATGTTTGATTTGTGATATTCAGAATTTGAAATAGGATGGTTTCAAAAAGAAATTAAGTAGTTGTGTTTATTGGCATTATAATTATAAGTCGAATAACAATCATTTGGCCGATTGTTTCTACTTTTATTCTTCCTTTGCTAACACAGAAGAGAAAGCACGGTCATAGAGAAGGCGCGCAAGCTAGTCTATCAAAAGGAAAAGGCAAGGGACTAAGATTTTAGGTTTTATTAGGATATACTGAGGATCAAGTCAAtctcaattagaaaaaaaacttATGGTAATTATGAATGTAAACATATGCTTTCTCATTAGCTTTTTTGTCTGCTTCCTTTAAAGTGTTCTTTTATCTCATTCGTATTCAAAGGAATTCTATAGGACTCTTTCATATTGCACCGATATATTGCACCggtattgaaaaaaaattgaattatcaATATAATATAAACTCTCATCATGTCCGAGATCACATTTCGTGAATCAAAAGAAGATGCCTTCTCATCTGTTAGGCAAGGATCGGAACGGCTGATTCCAGGTCATAGTCAATCCATGAGCTACCAACGTTAAGGTGAACAACCATTTTGAGTGAGATAAGTTGTTGCAAATAATTCTTCTCCAATGCAACTTTTGGAAAAACTCAAACACTACATTTTTgtgtttcaaatttttttagTGAAAATCATGAATTAGTCACTATTTATGTTAGGAAAATTATTGTTAAATttggatataggttgggatgcATGACCCCTTCACCAAGATAATGGAAATTGAaatgaaattaatttatatatatatataataaaacagAGGGAGCATGAGAAAGAGACCTGTGAACATTTGTGAAAAAAGTACAAGCGACTTTTTAAAGTCATTATGAATCAAGATAAATAGAAGTTTTCTCCTTTTCCCCCCTGATATCATTCATGGAGTACCCTACTAACATCAGGGCTAGTAACAACAAACAACAGACCAGTATAGTCCCACAAGTGTGCTATGAGGAGAAAAGAGTGTACGCAAATCTATCCTAAGCTTAtcaggtagagaggttgtttccaaaaaACTCTCGGCTCAAAGCAAAAACACAATATTTATGAAGACATATGCAATAGCAGTAAGAACTAGAGGCATACGAGGCAACAAGTAGTAATAGAAAACTAGGAGTGAGAAGTATGAAgatagtaaaataataaaaataccgAAGACAATACTAATACTACTTTTAATTTATACAATTTTCTAAAATTGGATTCTTCATTGTCATTTACAAAACACGAACCATAATTATACTAAGACAATCCCCTTGTTGCAATTCCTGGCTCCACCACTGTTAACgtgttataaataaatttttcactTATCAGAAAAGGAATTTAGAAACTTGACATAAGAAAACTAGTCATTTAACCTGAATTAGAAACTAAAAGCTGCACCTTTGCATCTAAATTAAAGCTCCAAACTGGTTTTTGAACTTGATAGACATGGTTTGTACTTCATATATTACAATTGGTTGTAGTgttttttcctattattttgttcatataatttttttcttcattgcaCCTTTCTTTACTAGAACCCATCCTTTAATTGAACATTTCCGCTTTACACTTAAAGCCCCAACATACCTTGTGCCTTTCTCTGCGATTTCCTGCGCTTTTTTGCCTTTGACAACACTGACTGGGACAATCTTCGGTTCAACAGGGGATGATCCATCATCTTGTGTGGTTTTTCCCTCAGTGCTATCTTTAGTTTCTCCGTTTTCTTCTATGAATCCTTGCTTGAACCTGTAATAGTTTGTGGGCTCACTACTCTCGAACGGGCGTTCACCCAATACCTGGACCAGATCTGCTTGATGAAGGACCTCCTTTTCTAGTAGCAATTCTGCAATCCGAGCTACATGTTCTCTGTGATCCTCTATAAGTTTTAGAGTACGATCATATGCCTTGGCTACCCATTTTCTAACTTCACTGTCAATAAGTGCTGCAGTCTTGCTACTGTAGGGCTTTGATGCCTCAAGTGTATCTTCTCTTCgcggaaaagaaagaagaccaACTTTGTCGCTGAAACCGTAGACTGCTACTTGGGCATATGTCATCTTGGTCACTTTCTCCAAATCATCTTGAGCTCCGGTTGAGATCCTCCCAATCAAAACCTACTCAAAATTAAGTACTAGTTAATATCCATATGAACGTTGTGAAAAATAGAAGGTAGGAAGTTcggaaaaaagaaaaggtagAAAAAGGATTTTAAGAGACTGAATTTCATTAAGGTACGCAGTGAAGTTGCTTTTTAGGTTATTCATTCTATAAAAACCAGAGTTGTTGTATTAAGGCAAACTACTTCATTGAGAAGCTCTTTGAAGTTGAAAAGCAGAGAATGGAATATGACCAAACTCATTCGGAATCATTTAGGATGTACGCACTTAGGCATGTTACGCTGGAAAAGTTGGTGGCATGACACTGTCGTCTTAAATACACCTAGAAAATTACTCATTCATATTATGACATCAAAAAGGGTACCTAAATATGACATGCTGCAAACAATTTTGATGTCTATAAATATTCTGGCAGAACCATAACACAAGTAATTCATGTTACAAGGGATTCACCTTCTAGAGGCTAACTATTTCTTTGAGTGTGGACAGAGCAGATAATGAAAAAACGGTGGTTTCCTAAAGAGAATGTCTCATGAGTCATTTCTTGTAGTACAATGCGAGGATTATCCAAGACCATATTAGGAGACGACTCCTACTTTTTCAACCAATGGGGGATGCTCTAACAGTCTTTCGTAGGAATGGTTTGCATATACATCCAGCATGATGAGATATTTCCAAAAGATTAACTGATAATTCTGTAAGAAAACATTTGAAAGAGAGGAGACAGTTGATAAATTTACCTGCTCAGCAGCTCGGCCACCAAGAGTCATACATGTAATATCAAATAGCTGCTCCTTCGTCATTAAAAGATTTTCACTGCTAACATATTGAGCAAATCCTAGTGCTGCTGTACCACGAGGAATAATTGTCACTTTAAGTAATGGCTCTGCATGTTCCAAGAACCAACCAGCAACAGCATGGCCAGATTCATGATAGGCAATTGTCCTCCGTTCCAGCTTGCTTATGACCTATAGAAAGCACAAAGGTAGCTTTGAATTCGtaaattatattattcaaaCATAAAGTTTTTTGTCATTTGCAAGTTCTTAAAAGAACCTACTGGACTGCAATTTATAACAGCATCTCAAGAAAGAAGTGAGGAGATTGGATACCTTGTTCTTCTTCTCGAGACCACCAATCACCCTGTCTATTGCTGAATCAAAATGTTGCATTTTGATTTTGGTACTCTCGCTCCTAGCAGCAACCAACGCAGATTCATTACAAACATTTGCAATATCTGCTCCAACAAATCCTGGTGTTAGAGCAGCAAGCCTCTGTGAATAGAATGCTGCTTCTTGATCAATTTTCAACTTGTTCAAATAGATTCTGAAAATCTGTTCACGACCTTTTATGTCTGGTTTGTCAATGGTAATCTGGCGATCAAATCGACCAGGCCTTAACAAGGCTTTGTCTAATATATCAAGTCTATTTGTGCCAGCAAGTATAACTACACCAGATGTGGTTGCAAATCCATCCATTTCTACAAGCAGTTGATTTAAAGTTCTTTCACGTTCATCATTTGCTCCAGAAGAGTGTCCCCTCCCTCTTGCACCACCAATTGCATCAATCTCATCTATGAAAATAATACTAGGTGCACATCGTCTTGCCTCCCGAAATAAGCTCCTAACTCTAGCTGGTCCAATACCAACAAACATCTCCAAAAAATCTGAACCCGAAATAGAGAGAAAAGGTACACCAGACTCTCCTGCTGTAGCTTTAGCTAGAAGTGTCTTTCCAGTTCCAGGAGGACCCACTAGAAGAGCACCCTTAGGA
Proteins encoded in this window:
- the LOC129876737 gene encoding uncharacterized protein LOC129876737, encoding MAEDKIIAGEESFNQDNSHDETTGDNQSLSESEVSEVSECIEKEMEELEVRRTKVTCPVSLMIMDRHKEILFNYLGIRQKRLEEVMYGVQPGQESLKEDYQTLTDLEIEINTDEKTKI
- the LOC129876303 gene encoding ATP-dependent zinc metalloprotease FTSH 8, mitochondrial-like, which translates into the protein MNQPSSKKNFMKQHYYILLLLFIGSVLSPILLLSYLDREEISFQEFKNKLLEPGHVDRIVVANKEVATVYIRNSLPGNNQTCDDTVQGPISCTNGSRNLSHHKYYFNIGSVELFEQKLKEAQEASGIDPRNYVPVVYVNELDWLPEMMRFGAMILLLAILYYMDWGGVRGIFSIGKPRFMKMDKNAKNKVFFIDVAGCDEAKQEIMEFVHFLKNPKKYEELGAKVPKGALLVGPPGTGKTLLAKATAGESGVPFLSISGSDFLEMFVGIGPARVRSLFREARRCAPSIIFIDEIDAIGGARGRGHSSGANDERERTLNQLLVEMDGFATTSGVVILAGTNRLDILDKALLRPGRFDRQITIDKPDIKGREQIFRIYLNKLKIDQEAAFYSQRLAALTPGFVGADIANVCNESALVAARSESTKIKMQHFDSAIDRVIGGLEKKNKVISKLERRTIAYHESGHAVAGWFLEHAEPLLKVTIIPRGTAALGFAQYVSSENLLMTKEQLFDITCMTLGGRAAEQVLIGRISTGAQDDLEKVTKMTYAQVAVYGFSDKVGLLSFPRREDTLEASKPYSSKTAALIDSEVRKWVAKAYDRTLKLIEDHREHVARIAELLLEKEVLHQADLVQVLGERPFESSEPTNYYRFKQGFIEENGETKDSTEGKTTQDDGSSPVEPKIVPVSVVKGKKAQEIAEKGTRYVGALSVKRKCSIKGWVLVKKGAMKKKII